The genomic region ATGGTGAAGGAGTAGCTGTCTCTTCTGCAGGAGCGCTGCGAACTCGATGAGGAACTTGGGTGTGTGCCTTACCCTATCCGGTTGCCAAAACCTTTCCTATTCCTGGTTTGGGATTTGTGCTTGTCCCAATTGATAAGCTAGGGATCCCAACCCTTAACACCCTTCTGCGTGAGTCATTCTGCGGATCCCAACGCCATTCGGATTACCTTCCTGGGCACCAGCTCCGGTTTGCCCACCCGCCAGCGCAATGTTTCCGGGATTGCGGTGCAATTTCCGCAACGGTCGGAATGGTGGCTACTGGATTGTGGAGAAGGCACCCAACACCAGTTGTTACGCCTGGATGAGTTGCGCCCTAGCCAATTGCGCCGCATTTTTATCACCCACATGCACGGCGACCACATTTACGGCTTACCAGGGTTGTTGGCCTCTTTGGGCTTGGGCAGTACCCCTGAACGGATTGACATTTACGGCCCGCCCGGGCTGGAAGACTACCTAAAGGCGGTGCTGCGCTACAGTGAAACGCGGATCCCCTACCCCTTCCAGATTCACACCGTAGAGACTGGGTTGATTTTGCAGGAACCGGAATACTCCGTGTTCTGTGCGCCCTTGGATCATCGCGTGCCTGCCTTTGGCTATCGTGTCGTGGAGCAGGATCGACCGGGCAGTTTTGATGTGGAAAAAGCCCGTGCCGACGGGATCCCCTTTGGGCCGCTGTACGGACAACTGAAGGCAGGCCAATCCATCACTTGGCAGGGCCGCTCCTTTCACGGACGGGATTACGTCGGGGATCCGATCCCAGGTCGCAAGTTCTCCTACTGTACCGACACCACCTTTTGTCGCAATGCTATCGATCTGTCTCGCGCCGCCGATCTGGTGATTCACGAGGCTACCTATGCCGAAGCGGATCGGGAACTGGCCCGTCGCGCCAAACACTCCACCGCCGCCATGGCCGCCCGGGTGGCAGCCGAGGCGAAAGCCCAAGCCTTGATGCTGACCCACTTCAGCCCTCGCTATACTCCAGAGGCTGCGATTACGTTGGCCGATCTGTTGGCGGAGGCCCAGGCGATTTTCCCCCCGACGATGCTGGCCCGCGACCGCCTCACCTACGAAATCCCGCGTCGGATCCCTGCCCCCCTACCCCTACTGACCGGGGTGTAGGCCCACCTCGCTAGAATGAGAAGACCCACTGTCTACAACAGCGATGACGGATCCCAGACCTTATCCCGAACGA from Thermostichus vulcanus str. 'Rupite' harbors:
- the rnz gene encoding ribonuclease Z; translated protein: MRITFLGTSSGLPTRQRNVSGIAVQFPQRSEWWLLDCGEGTQHQLLRLDELRPSQLRRIFITHMHGDHIYGLPGLLASLGLGSTPERIDIYGPPGLEDYLKAVLRYSETRIPYPFQIHTVETGLILQEPEYSVFCAPLDHRVPAFGYRVVEQDRPGSFDVEKARADGIPFGPLYGQLKAGQSITWQGRSFHGRDYVGDPIPGRKFSYCTDTTFCRNAIDLSRAADLVIHEATYAEADRELARRAKHSTAAMAARVAAEAKAQALMLTHFSPRYTPEAAITLADLLAEAQAIFPPTMLARDRLTYEIPRRIPAPLPLLTGV